A DNA window from Helianthus annuus cultivar XRQ/B chromosome 15, HanXRQr2.0-SUNRISE, whole genome shotgun sequence contains the following coding sequences:
- the LOC110885130 gene encoding protein WAVE-DAMPENED 2-like isoform X1 has translation MGNGIEDEDKTPPSARSRLPGVTVGVAPSFRSAERAEKRKEFHMKLEQKNQALEAEKMECQMRAMEEEEAAIKELRKGMVVKAHTVPSFYYEEPPPKFEPKKMPVTRAKSPNLTRGRSCNGTRHLSMDGRGPSSRATPLKGRRSITPNPKRNK, from the exons ATGGGCAATGGAATTGAGGATGAAGATAAGACCCCACCG TCAGCTAGATCTCGATTACCAGGAGTAACGGTTGGAGTAGCTCCCTCTTTTAGAAGTGCTGAACGTGCTGAGAAACGTAAGGAG TTCCATATGAAGCTAGAGCAAAAGAACCAAGCTTTGGAAGCAGAGAAGATGGAATGCCAAATGAGGGCCATG GAAGAGGAAGAAGCAGCTATAAAGGAGCTCCGAAAGGGCATGGTTGTAAAAGCACATACTGTTCCAAGTTTTTACTATGAAGAACCTCCACCCAAGTTTGAACCTAAAAAG aTGCCTGTGACCCGTGCCAAATCACCCAACTTAACCCGGGGAAGGAGCTGCAATGGTACACGCCATTTATCCATGGATGGCAGGGGCCCGTCTTCACGGGCTACACCTCTCAAGGGACGGCGTAGTATTACTCCAAATCCCAAGAGGAATAAGTAA
- the LOC110885130 gene encoding protein WAVE-DAMPENED 2-like isoform X2, which yields MGNGIEDEDKTPPSARSRLPGVTVGVAPSFRSAERAEKRKEFHMKLEQKNQALEAEKMECQMRAMEEEEAAIKELRKGMVVKAHTVPSFYYEEPPPKFEPKKVYGFN from the exons ATGGGCAATGGAATTGAGGATGAAGATAAGACCCCACCG TCAGCTAGATCTCGATTACCAGGAGTAACGGTTGGAGTAGCTCCCTCTTTTAGAAGTGCTGAACGTGCTGAGAAACGTAAGGAG TTCCATATGAAGCTAGAGCAAAAGAACCAAGCTTTGGAAGCAGAGAAGATGGAATGCCAAATGAGGGCCATG GAAGAGGAAGAAGCAGCTATAAAGGAGCTCCGAAAGGGCATGGTTGTAAAAGCACATACTGTTCCAAGTTTTTACTATGAAGAACCTCCACCCAAGTTTGAACCTAAAAAG GTTTATGGGTTCAATTGA